A genome region from Setaria italica strain Yugu1 chromosome III, Setaria_italica_v2.0, whole genome shotgun sequence includes the following:
- the LOC101773053 gene encoding lysine histidine transporter 2-like, whose product MAPSAMSTEKEQAIDDWLPITSSRKAKWWYSAFHNVTAMVGAGVLSLPYAMSELGWGPGVVAMLLSWIITLYTLWQMVEMHECVPGKRFDRYHELGQHAFGEKLGLWIVVPQQLIVEVGTCIVYMVTGGKSFEKCYTMACPDCKPLRTSSWIMIFAAIHLLLSQLPNFNSITLVSLAAAVMSLSYSTIAWAASAHKGRVPDVDYGKSASTATGQTFNFLNALGDVAFAYAGHNVVLEIQATIPSTPDKPSKKPMWQGVVLAYFVVAICYLPVAFVGYYVFGNAVDDNILITLEKPRWLIAMANIFVVVHVIGGYQIYAMPVFDMLETFLVKKLRFTPGLPLRLIARSLYVVFTALFGIAVPFFGGLLGFFGGFALAPTTYYLPCILWLRIMKPKTFSLSWFTNWFCIIVGVLLTIFAPIGGLRSIIVNASTYKFFS is encoded by the exons ATGGCGCCCTCGGCCATGTCGACGGAGAAGGAGCAGGCCATCGACGACTGGCTTCCCATCACCTCCTCCCGCAAAGCCAAGTGGTGGTACTCCGCCTTCCACAACGTCACCGCCATGGTCGGCGCCGGAGTCCTCAGCCTGCCCTACGCTATGTCCGAGCTCGGATG GGGCCCCGGCGTGGTGGCGATGCTCCTGTCGTGGATCATCACCCTGTACACGCTGTGGCAGATGGTGGAGATGCACGAGTGCGTCCCCGGCAAGCGCTTCGACCGCTACCACGAGCTGGGCCAGCACGCCTTCGGCGAGAAGCTGGGCCTCTGGATCGTCGTGCCCCAGCAGCTCATCGTCGAGGTCGGCACCTGCATCGTCTACATGGTCACCGGCGGCAAGTCCTTCGAGAAGTGCTACACCATGGCCTGCCCCGACTGCAAGCCGCTACGGACCAGCTCCTGGATCATGATCTTCGCCGCcatccacctcctcctctcccagctCCCAAACTTCAACTCCATCACCCtcgtctccctcgccgccgccgtcatgtcCCTCAG CTACTCGACGATCGCGTGGGCGGCGTCGGCGCACAAGGGGAGGGTGCCGGACGTGGACTACGGCAAAtcggcgtcgacggcgacggggcAGACGTTCAACTTCCTCAACGCGCTGGGGGACGTGGCGTTCGCCTACGCGGGTCACAACGTGGTGCTGGAGATCCAGGCCACGATCCCGTCGACGCCGGACAAGCCGTCCAAGAAGCCCATGTGGCAGGGCGTCGTCCTCGCCTACTTCGTTGTCGCCATCTGCTACCTCCCCGTCGCCTTCGTCGGCTACTACGTCTTCGGCAACGCCGTCGACGACAACATCCTCATCACCCTCGAGAAGCCACGGTGGCTCATCGCCATGGCCAACAtcttcgtcgtcgtccacgTCATCGGCGGCTACCAG ATCTACGCCATGCCGGTGTTCGACATGCTCGAGACGTTCCTGGTGAAGAAGCTCCGGTTCACGCCAGGGCTGCCACTCCGTTTGATTGCACGCTCACTCTATGTTG TTTTCACAGCTCTGTTTGGCATCGCCGTGCCGTTCTTCGGTGGATTGTTAGGGTTCTTCGGTGGTTTCGCATTAGCGCCAACGACCTACTAC CTCCCCTGCATTCTGTGGTTGAGGATCATGAAGCCAAAGACGTTTAGCCTCTCCTGGTTCACCAACTGG TTCTGCATCATCGTCGGCGTGCTCCTGACAATATTTGCCCCCATTGGAGGTCTCCGGTCGATCATCGTCAACGCCTCCACCTACAAGTTCTTCTCTTGA